From a region of the Janthinobacterium sp. 61 genome:
- the xsc gene encoding sulfoacetaldehyde acetyltransferase: protein MTDLSDQKAAAAATTAATPVGPQKMTPSEAFVETLAANGVTDMFGIMGSAFMDPMDIFAPAGIRLIPVVHEQGAGHMADGYARVSGRHGVVIGQNGPGISNCVTAIAAAYWAHTPVVIITPETGTMSMGLGGFQEANQLPMFEEFTKYQGHVTNPARMAEFTGRCFDRAMSEMGPTQLNIPRDYFYGEIKAEIPKPNRLDRGAGGEQSLNDAAELLAKAKFPVIISGGGVVMGEAIEECKALAERLGAPVVNSYLHNDSFPASHPLWCGPLGYQGSKAAMKLIAKADVVVALGSRLGPFGTLPQHGMDYWPKNAKIIQIDADNKMLGLVKKISVGICGDAKAAAKAILARLDGKSLDCDATRDERYATVQAEKAAWEEELTNWTHEKDAYSLDMIEEQKKEPGNYLHPRQVLRELEKAMPEDVMVSTDIGNINSVANSYLRFEKPRSFFAAMSFGNCGYAFPTIIGAKVAAPHRPAVSYAGDGAWGMSLMETMTCVRHNIPVTAVVFHNRQWGAEKKNQVDFYNRRFVAGELDNQSFAEIARAMGAEGITVDKLEDVGPALKKAIDMQMNEGKTTIIEIMCTRELGDPFRRDALSKPVRHLDKYKDYV from the coding sequence CGGCATCCGATTGATTCCCGTCGTGCACGAGCAGGGCGCCGGCCACATGGCCGACGGTTACGCCCGCGTCTCGGGCCGCCATGGCGTGGTCATCGGCCAGAACGGCCCTGGCATCAGCAATTGCGTCACAGCCATCGCCGCCGCCTACTGGGCGCACACCCCGGTCGTCATCATTACCCCTGAGACGGGCACCATGAGCATGGGCCTGGGCGGCTTCCAGGAAGCGAACCAGCTGCCGATGTTCGAGGAATTCACGAAATATCAAGGCCACGTGACCAATCCTGCCCGCATGGCCGAATTCACGGGCCGCTGCTTTGACCGCGCCATGTCGGAAATGGGCCCGACCCAGCTGAACATCCCGCGCGACTATTTCTATGGCGAAATCAAGGCCGAGATTCCAAAACCGAACCGCCTGGACCGTGGCGCCGGCGGCGAGCAAAGCCTCAACGATGCGGCCGAACTGCTGGCGAAAGCCAAGTTCCCCGTGATCATCTCGGGCGGCGGCGTCGTCATGGGCGAAGCGATCGAAGAATGCAAGGCACTGGCCGAACGCCTCGGTGCCCCCGTCGTCAACAGCTATCTGCACAACGACTCGTTTCCCGCCAGCCACCCGCTGTGGTGCGGTCCGCTCGGTTACCAAGGGTCCAAGGCGGCCATGAAACTGATCGCCAAGGCCGACGTCGTCGTCGCCCTCGGTTCGCGCCTGGGCCCGTTCGGCACCTTGCCGCAGCACGGCATGGATTACTGGCCGAAGAACGCCAAGATCATCCAGATCGATGCGGACAACAAGATGCTGGGCCTGGTGAAAAAGATTTCGGTGGGCATCTGCGGCGACGCCAAGGCGGCCGCGAAAGCCATCCTGGCCCGCCTGGATGGAAAGAGCCTCGACTGTGACGCGACGCGCGACGAGCGCTATGCCACCGTGCAGGCGGAAAAGGCCGCGTGGGAAGAGGAATTGACGAACTGGACGCATGAAAAAGATGCGTACAGCCTGGACATGATCGAAGAGCAAAAGAAGGAGCCGGGCAATTACCTGCACCCGCGCCAGGTCTTGCGCGAGCTGGAAAAAGCCATGCCGGAAGACGTGATGGTGTCGACCGACATCGGCAACATCAACTCGGTGGCGAACAGTTATTTGCGCTTCGAAAAGCCGCGCAGTTTCTTTGCAGCGATGAGCTTTGGCAACTGCGGCTATGCGTTTCCGACCATCATCGGTGCGAAAGTGGCCGCACCGCACCGTCCGGCCGTGTCGTATGCGGGCGACGGCGCCTGGGGCATGAGCTTGATGGAAACGATGACCTGCGTGCGCCACAACATTCCCGTGACGGCCGTGGTGTTCCACAACCGCCAGTGGGGCGCGGAAAAGAAAAACCAGGTCGATTTCTACAATCGCCGCTTCGTGGCCGGTGAACTCGACAACCAGAGCTTCGCGGAAATCGCGCGGGCCATGGGCGCCGAAGGCATCACGGTCGACAAGCTGGAAGACGTGGGGCCAGCCTTGAAAAAGGCCATCGACATGCAGATGAATGAAGGCAAGACCACCATCATTGAAATCATGTGCACGCGCGAGCTGGGCGATCCGTTCCGCCGCGATGCGCTGAGCAAACCTGTGCGTCACCTGGACAAGTACAAAGACTACGTGTAA
- the pta gene encoding phosphate acetyltransferase has product MKALHRIIAQARAVPKNIVLCEGDDARVLQAAARAASEGLAHITIVGKPAAILALAHEHALNLDAVRLVDPATSEESEHYAQQLFVLRQAKGMTVEQARLAVQDPLCYANLMVRLGDADGCVAGAVHTTADVVRSAIQIIGVDPAFKLVSSFFLMMLCEPFHSLKGGFIFSDCALVVDPKAEELADIAMAAADSAQALLMEAPRVAMLSFSTSGSAHHAAVDKVHAATDRVKAQRPLLAIDGDVQLDAAIVAEISQRKVKDSVVNGRANVLVFPNLDAGNIGYKLAERMGGAVAIGPLLQGLNKPANDLSRGCSADDVYNVIAVTSVQAQGGR; this is encoded by the coding sequence ATGAAAGCCCTGCACCGCATCATCGCCCAAGCCCGCGCCGTGCCGAAAAACATCGTGTTGTGCGAGGGCGACGATGCGCGCGTGCTGCAGGCGGCCGCGCGCGCAGCAAGCGAAGGCCTGGCGCATATCACCATTGTGGGCAAGCCGGCCGCCATCCTGGCCCTGGCGCATGAACATGCGCTGAACCTGGACGCCGTGCGCCTGGTGGACCCTGCCACTTCCGAGGAGTCGGAACACTATGCCCAGCAATTGTTTGTGCTGCGCCAGGCCAAGGGCATGACGGTGGAGCAGGCCAGGCTCGCCGTGCAAGACCCGCTGTGCTACGCCAACCTGATGGTGCGCCTGGGCGATGCCGACGGCTGCGTGGCGGGGGCCGTGCATACGACGGCCGACGTGGTGCGCAGCGCTATCCAGATTATCGGCGTTGACCCAGCCTTCAAGCTGGTGTCCAGTTTTTTCCTGATGATGCTGTGCGAACCTTTTCACAGCCTGAAGGGCGGTTTCATCTTTTCCGATTGCGCCCTCGTCGTCGATCCGAAAGCGGAGGAATTGGCCGACATCGCCATGGCCGCCGCCGACAGCGCGCAAGCCTTGCTGATGGAAGCGCCCCGAGTCGCCATGCTGTCGTTTTCCACCAGCGGCAGCGCCCATCACGCGGCCGTCGACAAGGTGCATGCGGCCACGGACCGGGTCAAGGCCCAGCGTCCGCTGCTGGCCATCGATGGCGACGTGCAGCTCGACGCGGCCATCGTGGCCGAGATTTCCCAGCGCAAGGTCAAGGATTCCGTCGTCAACGGACGCGCGAACGTGCTGGTATTCCCGAACCTCGATGCAGGCAATATCGGCTACAAGCTGGCCGAGCGCATGGGCGGCGCCGTCGCCATCGGCCCCTTGCTGCAAGGCTTGAACAAGCCGGCCAATGATTTGTCGCGCGGTTGCAGCGCCGACGATGTGTATAACGTCATTGCCGTGACGTCCGTGCAGGCCCAGGGTGGGCGCTGA
- a CDS encoding sulfite exporter TauE/SafE family protein: MFSLSVLALLGVVAVGTYFQTVTGFGLGMIVMGVASGLGLAPVPALAALVSLLSLANCLVALPGALHHLDWRAIRAASIGLLPAMAAGVLLLGYLDQAYAPLLKLLLGAAIVYGGVSILLQAPPGPGAADKRSFFISGVCGGLFSGLFSLAGPPLVYQFYRQEMSLTTIRYSLIFLFAISAGGRSLMAGSQGQLDAKVLLLCALALPVGVLATMAGKRYPPPIAQRGMRRIAFAVLTAIGISLMAAAVPQLLH, from the coding sequence TTGTTCAGCCTGTCCGTGCTGGCGCTGCTGGGCGTGGTGGCGGTGGGTACATATTTCCAGACCGTCACGGGCTTTGGCCTGGGCATGATCGTCATGGGCGTGGCCAGCGGACTGGGCCTGGCGCCCGTGCCCGCGCTGGCAGCCCTCGTCAGTTTGTTGTCGTTGGCTAACTGCCTGGTGGCATTGCCGGGTGCCTTGCACCACCTGGACTGGCGCGCCATCCGCGCGGCCAGCATCGGCTTGCTGCCGGCCATGGCGGCCGGCGTGTTGTTGTTGGGATATCTGGACCAGGCATATGCGCCCTTGCTGAAGCTGCTGCTGGGCGCGGCCATCGTGTATGGCGGCGTCAGCATCCTGCTGCAGGCGCCGCCTGGACCGGGCGCGGCCGATAAACGCAGCTTTTTCATCAGCGGCGTGTGCGGCGGCCTGTTCTCGGGCCTGTTTTCGCTGGCCGGGCCACCGCTCGTGTACCAGTTTTACCGCCAGGAAATGAGCTTGACCACCATCCGCTACAGCCTGATCTTCCTGTTCGCCATCAGCGCGGGCGGACGCTCGCTGATGGCGGGCAGCCAGGGCCAGCTGGACGCGAAAGTCCTGCTGCTGTGCGCGCTGGCCTTGCCCGTCGGCGTGCTGGCCACGATGGCCGGCAAGCGCTACCCGCCACCGATCGCCCAACGTGGCATGCGCCGCATTGCGTTTGCCGTGCTGACCGCCATCGGTATCTCATTGATGGCGGCCGCCGTGCCGCAATTGCTGCATTAG
- a CDS encoding RtcB family protein, protein MFPLSRLQKALRRQGIAVAYADGIYTLSNPHAQASVLLPHNFPLEEKAVRQLMEFAAVAVPGQDGHVCKACATPDFHPGSIAPVGSIVATSADMVIPAIPGTDIACGMRLITTGLTLAQFEARKPQLLSKLKHVLLEDGRNVPLRSKAFAALFDVGPEAFIDSLHKDGMCGLWPRVDKARLLRELDDCIALRELGGGLRHAPEAMVGAREVIRDPSLGTTGSGNHFVEIQLVDTVMDRHAAYRHGLVPGEVVVMIHSGSRDVGFFVGSRWMDRAKEAWPTGMRHPQSGLYGLTGELAGDYMDAMGVASRYAWLNRMVLAELVRDSLSQVYAHDSSRLVVDVPHNVILREHGMNIHRKGATPAREGDLALIPGSMGDYSYVATGMGNPDWLWSCSHGAGRSIRRQAMRAIRPTVGSDEMAFQCVTLREERRVEEAPMAYKKIGPVIAAQEEAGLLQSVARLKPLLTFKA, encoded by the coding sequence GTGTTTCCCCTATCCAGATTACAAAAAGCCCTGCGCCGCCAGGGCATCGCTGTCGCCTATGCCGACGGCATTTATACACTCAGCAATCCGCACGCCCAGGCGTCCGTGCTGCTGCCCCACAACTTTCCCCTCGAGGAAAAAGCCGTGCGTCAACTGATGGAGTTTGCCGCCGTCGCCGTGCCCGGCCAGGATGGCCATGTGTGCAAGGCCTGCGCCACGCCCGACTTTCACCCTGGCAGCATCGCGCCCGTGGGCAGCATCGTCGCCACCAGTGCCGACATGGTGATCCCCGCCATCCCCGGCACGGACATCGCTTGCGGCATGCGCCTGATCACAACAGGCTTGACCCTGGCGCAGTTCGAAGCGCGCAAGCCGCAGCTGTTGAGCAAGCTCAAGCATGTGCTGCTGGAAGACGGCCGCAACGTGCCGCTGCGTTCGAAAGCGTTTGCCGCCCTGTTCGACGTGGGGCCGGAAGCGTTCATCGACAGCTTGCACAAGGATGGCATGTGCGGCTTGTGGCCCCGGGTCGACAAGGCGCGGCTGCTGCGCGAACTCGACGATTGCATTGCCCTGCGCGAACTGGGCGGCGGCTTGCGCCATGCGCCCGAAGCGATGGTGGGCGCGCGCGAAGTGATACGCGACCCCAGCCTGGGCACCACGGGATCGGGCAACCATTTCGTGGAAATCCAGCTGGTCGATACTGTCATGGACCGCCACGCCGCGTACCGGCACGGACTGGTGCCCGGCGAAGTAGTCGTCATGATCCACAGCGGCAGCCGCGACGTGGGCTTTTTCGTCGGCAGCCGCTGGATGGACCGCGCCAAAGAAGCCTGGCCGACAGGCATGCGCCACCCGCAATCGGGCCTGTACGGCTTGACGGGCGAACTGGCCGGCGACTACATGGACGCCATGGGCGTGGCGTCGCGCTACGCCTGGCTCAACCGCATGGTGCTGGCCGAGCTGGTGCGTGACAGCCTGTCGCAGGTGTATGCGCACGATAGCTCGCGCCTGGTGGTGGACGTGCCGCACAACGTCATCTTGCGCGAGCACGGCATGAACATCCACCGCAAGGGCGCCACGCCGGCGCGCGAAGGCGACCTGGCGCTGATCCCCGGCTCCATGGGCGACTATTCCTATGTAGCAACGGGGATGGGCAATCCAGACTGGCTGTGGTCGTGTTCCCATGGCGCGGGGCGCAGCATCCGCCGCCAGGCCATGCGCGCGATCAGGCCCACGGTGGGTAGCGACGAAATGGCCTTCCAGTGCGTGACCCTGCGCGAAGAACGCCGCGTCGAGGAAGCGCCGATGGCGTACAAGAAGATCGGTCCCGTCATCGCCGCGCAGGAGGAAGCGGGCTTGCTGCAATCGGTGGCGCGACTGAAACCTTTATTGACGTTCAAGGCCTAG